A segment of the Elusimicrobiota bacterium genome:
ACCAACTGCCTATCCCCTTCGCCTGCGTGGCCATGGACATCTACACCGGTGAGAGAGTGCTCTTCCGCGAGGGCGACGTGGCCACGGCCGTGCGCGCCAGTATGAACCTGCCCGGCGTGTTCACGCCCGTGGCCTACCGCCAGCGCTTCCTGGTCGACGGCGGGGTGGTCGACTACATCCCCATAGACGCGGCGCGCGCGCTGGGAGCGCGGTGGGTGCTGGCCAGCATCACGGAGAGCGACTACCGCAGCGCGCGGCCCCAGACCGTGCTGGAGATGTTCGAGCAGGTCATCGACATCCGCGGGGCGCTCCTGGCCCGGGGGCAGCGCGCGCTGGCGCAGTTCGTCATCGCTCCCCCCGTCGGGAACATCGGCGTCACAGAGACCTCGCGGGCACCGGAGGCCATGTCCAAGGGAGTCATCACGGCCTACAAGGCGCTCCGGCCGGCCATGGAGAACCTGCTGCTCTTTTCGCTGGAGCCCATGGCGCGGGACTGGGGTCCCGAAGCCCCGGCGCCGGAGATCCGATGAAAGGAGCGCGAGCGGCGGTTCTGGCCGGTCTCCTGACCGCGGCCGTCCCAGCCTGGGGTCTGTGGGGCTCCCGCAGCGAGACCATCAAGGCCCTGCAAAAGCAGTTCGGCGCGGGCCGCCACGAAGCGGTCATCGCCGCCCTCTACCCGGACGGGCTTCTGAAGTTGCGCGGCGACGACCTGCGGCGCGGCTACGCCCTGCTGGCCGCGAGTTACGAAGTCACCGGGCGCTTGGACAAGAGCCTGAGCGCCTACCAGGTGGCCGTGCAGCTCTTCCCGCGCGACCGGGACCTCATGGAGCGGCTGGCTATGCTCTTGCACCGCTCCGGCCTGGAGGAGCAGGCCCAGCCTATCTACGAGAAGCTCGTGCGCCTCGATCCGGCCAACGCCCAAGGCCATCTGGGTCTGGCCCAGATCGACCACGCCTTGGGCTTCCTAGACAGCAGCGCGGACCACTTCGAGAAGGCTTTGCAGGGCTTTCCGCAGAGAGGGGACCTCTGGCGGGAATACGGCGAGGAGCTCTACGAGGCGCGGGATTACCGTACCGCGGAGCCGGCCATGCGTCGGGCCTTGGCCCTGGACCCCGGCGACGCGGAGGCCGGGCTGGACTTGGCCCTCATCCTGCGCGCCGTGGGCCGCATCGACGAGGCCCTGGCCGAGCTGGAGGGGCCCTCCCGAGCCGGCAAGCCCGAAGCCTTGCGGGCGCGCGCTCTGTGGCTCATGGAGGCGGGGCGCGCGGCGGATGCCGCGGCCGCAGCGCAGGCCCTCTTGCGCGTCCGCCCGGGCGACCCCTTAGGGCTCTATGTCCGCGCCCGGCTCGAGCTCAAGGTCGGCCGCCGCGTCCAAGCCCAGGCTTTGCTGAGGGAAGCCGCGACTCAGGGCGCCTCCGGCCCCTTCACCGCGAAGGTCTGCGCGGCCCTGGCGGCCTTGATCGGAGGGCCGCGTTGAGATTCTGGAAGCTGACCGCGGCGGGCAACGATTTCGTGCTGGTGGCCTCGGCGGTCCGCGCCCCGGGCGCCCTGGCGCGCCGGCTCTGCGACCGCCGCGGCGGCGTGGGCGCCGACGGACTGCTCTTGGTCCGCCGCGCCGCCGGCGGCGTGGACCTGCGCTATTTCAACGCGGACGGCTCCGCCGCTTTCTGCGGCAACGGGACCCGCTGCGCGGCCTGGTGGGCCTTCTCCCGGGGCTGGGCCGGCCGGCGCATGCGCCTGCGCACCCGCGCGGGCGCGGTCGCGGCGCGAGTGACCGGCCGCGGGCTGGTCGCCTTGTCCATGCCCGGGCCCAAGGGGCTGCGCTTGGGCCTGACGCTCCGGGTCAAGGGCCGCAGTCTCCGGGCCCACGCCGTGAACATGGGGGTGCCGCACGCGGTGGTGCCGGTGCGGGGCCTGGAGGGATTCCCGGTCGTCGACTTCGGCCGGGCCATCCGCCGGCACCCGGCCTTCGGGCGCGGCGGCGCCAACGTGGATTTCATCTCGCGCCGCGGCCCGGCCCTGCGCATGCGCACCTATGAGCGCGGCGTAGAGGGTGAGACCTGGGCCTGCGGCACGGGCGCCGCGGCCGCGGCCGTGGTCGCTTGGCGGCTGGGCTGGGTGCGCCCGCCAGTCAAGGTGCTCGTGCGCGGCGGGCAGGCCTTGGCCGTGTCTTTCCGTACCCAGGACGGCGCGGTCCGGGATGTCCGGCTCTCGGGCCCGGTCCGGATCGTTTTCGAGGGGGAGGTAAGACCATGAGGTTCGCGGGTTCTTATGTGGCGCTGGCCACGCCGTTCACGAAGGGGGGCGGACTCGACGAGGCCGCGTTGCGGCGCTTGGTGCGCGGCCACCTTCGCGCCGGGACCGCGGGCCTGGTGCCCTGCGGCTCGACCGGCGAGGCCGCGACCTTGACCCATGAGGAGTACCGCCGCGTCCTGACGCTGACGTTGGAGGAATCCCGTGGGCTGCTGCCGGTCATCGCCGGGGTGGGCACCAACGCCACGGCCAGAGCGGTGGAGCTGGCGCGCGAGGCCGAGAGCCTGGGAGCCGACGCCCTTCTGGTCCTGTCGCCCTACTACAACAAGCCCACCCAAGAGGGGCTCTACCAGCACTTCCGCGCCGTGGCCCGCAACACGCGGCTGCCCGTCGTCGTCTACAACATCCCGGGGCGCACCGCGGTCAACATCAGCCCCAAGACCCTGCTGCGCATCGCGGCGGACTGCCCGAACGTGTCCGCGGTCAAGGAGGCCTCCGGGAACATCGACCAGGCCAGCGAGATCGTGGCCGGAGCGGCCAAGGGCTTCGCGGTCCTTTCCGGCGATGACAGCCTGACCGTGCCCATGATGGCCGTGGGCGCGGCCGGAGTCATCTCGGTCGTGGCCAACGTGGCGCCCAAGCAGACCGCGGCGTTGTGCGCGGCCGCTCTGGCCGGGGACTTCAGGAAGGCGCGCGGCCTGCACCTCAAGCTCTTCGGCTTGATCAAGGCCCTTTTCGTGGAGACCAACCCCATCCCGGTCAAGGCGGCCTTGGAGATGATGGGGCTCTGCGGCGGGACTCCCCGCCTGCCCTTGACCGCTCTTACCGCGGCGAACCGGGTCCTGCTGCGGCGGGAACTGGCCGCCTGCGGCCTGATCTAGCTCTCCGGCCGCGCTAAGGCTTTTTGAAGATCAGATTGTCGAAGTCGTTAGGCACGTCGTGCACGACTTGATACCGCCGCCCAAGCTCCTGGAAATAGTCATCCAGATCCTCAAAACCTAGGGCGTCGAGACGTCCTTCCGCATTGATCGCGGAAGGCCTATAGCCGAGATCCCGCAGGAGCCGGAATGAATTCCTGTAGACATCCTGAATGGGATTGAAGAGGACCTCCAGGGCTATCCGAGGCGAGCTTCGCTTCAGGAGCTCGGCTCCTCCGCTGATGACCTTGTCCTCCAGCCCCTCCACGTCGATCTTCAGGAACGAAGGAGAGACATCCCGGGAACGGCAATACTCGTCCAGGGATATGGTCTCGACCTCGGTGGGCGTGGTCCGTCGCTGCCAATCCGGCCTCAGGGAAGAGGTTCCGATAAAAGGGAGAGGGGCGATGAAGAAGCGGGTGACTTCCGTCTTGTCGCTGAGGGCTTTGTCGACGGCCTGCGCATTCGGTTTGCGTTTCAGATTGGCGCGCAGCAGGGGCAGTAGGAACGGCGAGGGCTCGAACGCATGGACGCAGCCCGTGGCCCCCACCAGCTTCGCGGCCAGGAGACTATAGTAGCCTAGATTCGCCCCCAGGTCGAAGAAGACCTCTCCTTCCCTCAAGTCTCGGATCAGGAACTTGGTCAAGCGAGCTTCCGCGTCGATGTCGATGTCGGCTCCGTATAGCCAGATGTCGCCAAGCGGCGGAACGACGAGGGTCATACGCTCACCGAAGAACGTGTCCACCGTCGGGGTCATGTGTCCCCCGAACCACGAGGCATAGAGGGAGACCAAACGCATCTTCAAAGAGTTGCGCGCAGTCGCGAGCGGAAAGTTCCGCAGCCGGCCCAGTTTGGACAGCCTTCGGACTTTCAGCAGCCGGTCGAGACCATCAAGCAGGTCTGACCGTCCGGGAGGCAGCTGTTCGGCGTTGTCGGTCATGCTCTCTCCTGGGCCCTGCGCCGCAGGGCCCGCAACAACGCGGGGCGGGATGTCCCCGCCAGGATGCTGCCCCGGCCCAGGTTCTCCCGGAGCATCACTTCCGGACGGGCCCGGGTTCGGTGGAGGCGAGTATGGTGTGGGCGGCCTCCAGGTCGCCGGTCGCGATCTTGGCGAAGACGTCCGCGAGGGTCGCGCGCTGGCGGGACCGCTCGCGCAGGCGCCGGCCCCAGCTGGTGCCGGGCAGGTAGCGCTCCAGGGCGCCTTCGAGGAGCCCCCGCCAGCGGGGCTGCGGCGCATAGAGGGAGCGCAGTTGGAATGGGGTCTTGACGAAGTCCCGGATGTTGCGGCTGAGGTCCTTGCGCAGGACCGCGTTCTCCGCCAGGGCGGCTTCGACCGCGGCGACCGTCGCCTGCCAGTCATCGGCCTCGAGCCTGCGGATGGAGTCCTCGGCATTGGCCTTCATCTTGAGCAGGGCCTGCTCGAATCCCTCGCCCCGGCGCTGGTAGGCGCCGCGGCTCGCCTCCGCGACCGGACAGCCGGCGATTAGCGCCTTGAGCTCGGGCGAGAGGAAGCCCGCCTCGCTCTCGATGCGCTGGAGCTCCTCCTCCAAAGACGCCACCGTGATCCAGCGCGCCGCTTCCTTCTGCTTGGAGCCGAGGTCCGCGAGCAGGCCGCGGGTGATGCCGTTGGGGTCCCGGGCGCGCAGGGCCGCGGCCTCGAAGTCGCGCAGCGCCGCGGCCGCGCGTTCCAGGGCGATCCGGCGGGCGGCGAAGCGGGGGGAGGTCTTGAGGGCCGAGGTCTTCTGTTTGAGCAGGGCCTCCACCTGGGGGTCGAGGAGCTGCTCCGGCCGGTACCGGCCCTCCAGGCCGGCCAGCCGGGCCAGCTCGAGGTTCTCTTGGAGGCGCAGGCGGGTCTCGAGGTTGCGCAGGTCATAGCGCATGCCGTAGGCGGGGTAGCTCAGGGTCTCGTAGTCGAGTTTCCCGGTCTCCAATAGCTTGGGCGCGCCGGGAGCGCGCCGCTGGTTCAGGGCGCTCTGGATGGCCATGAGCTGGGGCGAGTAGCCCCGCAGGTTGAGGCGGCTCAAGCGGTCGTAGTAGCCGGCCGCCAGGCCCGCGGCGCCGGGGGCTCCGGCCGCGCCGCCGGGGCGCTTGTCGTCCTTGGCCTCGGTGATGATCTGGTTCGACATGCCGCCCTGGCCTTCGAACATGGTCTTGAGGATCTCGCGCTTCTCCTCCTCGCTCATCGCGCCGTCGGCGCGCATGAGCTTGGAATCGAGGCTGCTCTTCTTGAGCTGGCCGTAGGTGCTGTCGCGCACGCGCGCGGCGTCGATCTGGAAGCTGCGGTCGGTGTTGCGCAGGACGGTCTGCTCGAAGCGGTGGGCGCCTTCCTGGTCGTCCTGGGCCAGGCCGACGGCCAGATGGGCGGCCGCGTCGGGATTGGCGTCGACCCATTTGCGGATCTCCCCGAGGCGCTGCGCGGGGTCGGCCGAGGTCGAGATGCGGTCGGCGATGCTGGAGCGCAGGATGCGCGCGGCCAAAGAGGCCGCCACGGCCGGGTCCCGGCGCAGGGTCTCCTGCATGGCGCGGGAGACGTCGGATTGCGTCGCGGAGTCCGACGCGGTTCCCGCGACCTCGTCATCGGCCCGGGCCAGGCCCAGGACGGCGACGAGGAGCCAAGGCAGGACGGTCATGGCGATGACCTCCCCTGGCCGGCGACGGGGGCTGTGGACGCAGCGGAGAAGGAGAATACCTGCCTGGACCCGGAAAAGGCCCGGCCCTGGTCGTCCACAGCGGTCTTGCCGAGCAGGAAGAGGTCCGAGGCCACGTCCTGGCGGACCTTCCCCTGCAGGTCGAGGAAGCTGCGCGAGGCGGTCTTGTCCGGGTCGTTCCAACTGACCATGCCGTAGCGGCCGTTGGGGGAGATCTGCAGGGCCTCGAGCTTGGGGAAGGGGCCGAGCTCCCACAGGGTGTTGCCCAGGTAGGTCTTCACCAGCGCGTACCAGCCCGCGCCACGCCGCAGCGCGAGCAGGCAGGTCTTGCCGTCGTCCGAGAAGACCAGGGGGGCGCTGCCCGGAAGGGAGTCGGCCCCCTCCTCGCTCCAGAGCTCCTTGCCGCCGGGATCGAAGAAGCGCAGGCTGTGCTGGGATTCCAGGACCTTGGTCTTGAGGCTGTTCCAGGTCGTGCGCTTGTCGAGCGTCCAGGCGAAGCTTCCGTCCGACGACGTCCCGCCGTCGATGACCTTGACCTTGACCCGGGCCAAGGAAGCGTCCTCCCAGCGGCCGAGACCGATCTCATTGGAGAGGTTGCCTTCGGCGTCGTAATAGAGGAGGGACTTGGACATGCGCTGCCACCCCGGCTTGGGACCCGCCGTCCCGGCGCCCAGCGACTCGGCGGCGCGGGCCGGCCCGCAGGCCGCGGTCATCAATAATAGGACACCGCCCCAGGCCGCCGCGTTCAATCCGCAGCCGCCTCCACCCGGATGTCGGCCTTCTCCCGCAGGAAGACCTTGACCGCGTAGGGCTGGGTCAGGGCCTGCAGCGCCATGCCGTCTGGCTTCATCTCCCTATATCGTACCACGGTGGCGGCGCCCGAGGAGTCGGGCTCCAGCCACTGCACGCGGTAGCCGCCGGTGCTGCGCTGCCCCAAGAGTACGGCGACCGCGAAGTGGGTCTTGAAGTCCGGGGCGGGCGGAGCCGTCTGGCCGATCTCGGCCCAGGCCTCCCGCCACTGCGTCTCGGACTGCAGGGCACGCCGGGCGCCTTGGACCGCGCCGGAGAACTGCCCTTTCCACTCTGTCATGGCCGCCTCCTTCACCTGGGCCTGCGGGGCCCCGCGGCAGGCGCCCAGAGCCAGGGCCAAAGCCAGCGCCGCGCTCGTCCTCAATTCTGGCCTCCGATGAGCATGGTCGGGATGCGGATGGTGGGCATCCCATCCGAGACCGGAACTCCCTGTCCGTCCTTGCCGCAGGTGCCGATGCCCCAGCCGATGTCCCAGCCCACGCGGTCGATGGCGGCCAGGGCCTCGGAGCCCACGCCCATGAGGTTGGCGTCGCGCACGAGGTGGCGTATGACCCCGTCTTCCACCCAGTAGCCTTCGTCCACCTCGAAGACGAACTCGCCCGTGGCCGTGTTGACCTGGCCGCCGCCCATGCGGGTCACGAAGATGCCGGCCTTGAGGCTGCGCAGGATATCCTTGGGGTCGTCTTGACCCGGGGCGATGTAGAGGTTGGACATGCGGGGGATGGGACGGCATTGGAAGGACTCGCGCCGGCCGTGGCCGTTGGAGGGGCGCCCCTCCTTCAAGGCGCTGACGCGGTCGTAAAGGTAGTCGACCAGGACGCCGTCGCGGACCAGGACGGTGGGCCGGGCCGGCACGCCCTCGTCGTCGAAGCCGAAGCTGCCCCGGCAGCAGGGGATGGTCGGGTCATCGATGATCGTGATGTTCGCGGGCGCCACGCGCGAGCCGATCTTGCCCTGGTAGGCGGGAGAGGTGCCTTCCTGGACCAGGTCCGCCTCGAGGGAATGGCCGACGGCCTCGTGGATGAGGGTGCCGCCGGCCCGGGCGGAGATGACGACCGGCATCTCGCCGGCCTTGGCCTTGGGGGCGGCGAGCTTGGCCAGGGCCCGCTCCGCGGCGGCCTTGGCCGCGGCCAGCGGCCGGAAATCCGCGAGCAGCTCGTAGCCTTTGAGTCCGCCCACCACGGCCTGCCCGGTCTGCAGGTTGCCATCCTTCTCGGCCACGACGTTGACGGAGAGCAGGACCGCTGCGCGCGAGGCGCGGCAATGGGCGCCTTCGCTGTTGACCAGGAGCACCTCTTTACGGCCTTCCCCGTAGGCGAGGGTCACCTGGCGGATGTGGGGGAAGCCCGAGCGCACGGCTTGGTCCACGCTCTTGAGCAGGGCGATCTTGTCGTCGAGGGGGACGGTGCGCGGATCGGTGCGCACGGGGACGCGCCAGGACAGCGCCGGGCCCAGGGGGACCGGCGCTGGGGCGGGGCCGGGGCCGAGCAGGGCCGCGCGCAGGCGCAGGGCCTCTCCGCGGGCCAAGGAGTTGGCGCTGCCCTGCAAGGTCTCGACCTGGGGCGTCTTGGAGGAGGGGTCATGCCGGCGCAGGAAGCGCAAGCCCGCGCCGCGCTCGGTGCCGGCGGCGAGGTCCTCGACGCGGGAGTCCTCGAATCTCACGGACGCGCTCTCGGATTGCTCCAGGAAGACTTCTCCGTAGTCGGCGCCGCGCACGCAGCGCGCCAGTTCGTCCAAGGAGACCGTGTCCAGGCCGTCGCCGAGCATCAGGTCAAAGGTATCATTTCTGCTCTTCGGGAGGAAGGGCGCCGGCCAGAGCGCTGGCCGTGAGGACATCCGTCCGGCCGGCACCGGCGGAACTTCCGATACCGCCGGCGCCCTAGCGGGAGGGCCGCGGCGCGCGGCATATATGATCCAAGCGCCTCGAATAGCGCGAGTCCGTCCCGTCGAGCAGAGGAATGGGCCGTTGCCGTTCGGCCCTCTTTTCGGTTTCGGATTTTTCTTCTCTGTGGAATCTTATGGGCAGGTGTAGGCAGTGTAGGACGCCGCTGCTGTTCCCTCGAATTCCGTCCCGACCAGCTTTATCGGTCGGGACGGAATCGCGCAGAGCCGAAGGCGCTGCGCCCGGAAGAGATAGCGGGCCGGGAGCGGCGCCTTCCGGGCGCCGAACCCGTAGAACGACGACGGGCAAGCCGATCCATGGCCATTTCTTTTCGGCAGATCACGGCAAGAGGTTTCATCGAGCTTCATTCCTGGCCGGATCTCCCTACGTTTTTGAAAAAATTACGCTGGAAATATCGATGCTATTCATATCGCGCGCGCGATGTGAATAGCACTGCGAAAATAAGGACAATTTTTTCCAAAACGGAGGAAAACGGAAGTCCGCCGCAGAGCGCGGACGGTGCAGAAAAAGACGGACGGCCGTCGAGTAAATCGAAAGGCCCCATGGCCGGCGCATCATCGGGAACAATCAAGAAGAGAAGCCTTGTCCGATGGGCAAGCGCTCTATCCCCGCAGCATCCGTGAGACCCGAGCCCTCCCTGGCGATGGGCATGCCGCCCTGATTATGCTGGCGCGTACATTCACCGGCCATAGCCTCATCGGGGCTCATCTCGGATCGGGCCGGCCAGTGTTTTCTGGCTCGTCTTGTGTCGGACGAGACTCGAGTTTCCCACATTCCGTCGATTTTAGGTACAATCCCACCCGATGCCAAGGCGACGGAACATCGGTCGTGGGTTGAGGACCGGAATGAAGGCAACGGCGTGTCTCATCTTGCTGGCGGCGGCGCTGCCGGCCCGAGCCGGCAACGTCCACATCACCGTCCTGCACACCAACGACATCCACGGCTGGATCATGCCCAGGCCGGCCGAGTCCTACGGGACCGACCCCCAACGCCCCCTCGGCGGCGCGGCGGCTCTTGCCGCCTACGCCAAGACAGTCAAGGGCCCCAAGCTCCTGCTCGACGCCGGCGACTGGTTCCAAGGCACCCCCGAAGGGACGCTCCGCGGCGGCAAGTCCATGGCCGAAGTCTTCAACGCCGTGGGCTACGACGCCCTCACCGTGGGCAACCACGACTTCGACAATGGCTGGCGCAATCTGGAAGGCATCATCAAGGCCGTCCAGGCTCCGGTGCTCTGCGCCAACATCTACCGTTCCGACGGCGGGCACGTCCCTCAGTGCAAGCCCTGGCTGGTCAAGGAGGTCGGCGGGGTCAGGGTCGGGATCTTCGCCCTGCTGACCACCAACATGAAGGACCTCGCCTTCCCGGAGAGCATCGCGGGCCTGTCCTTCCGCCGCGGCGTGGACGAGGCCAAGGACGCGGTCGCGGCCCTGCGCAAGAAGGGCGCCACGGTCATCATCGCGCTCTCGCACCAGGGCCTGGAGCCGCCCGGCGTCACCACCTTCGAAGCCGACCGGTTCCTGGCCCGGCAGGTCGAGGGCATCGACCTCATCGTAGGCGGGCACACCCATGCGGTGCTCAGCGAAGGCGAGCGCGATCCCGTCCACGGGACCCTCATCGTGCAGGCGGGCTCGGAGCTCATCCGGGTGGGCGAGGTCGGCCTGGATGTCGATTCCCGCACCGGCAAGGTCGTCCAGTCCTCCGCCCGGCTCGTGGAGCTCTGGCCCGATGAGACCGGGACCGACCCGGCCGTGGCCAAGCTCGTGGGCAAGCTCGGCCGCGAGGTCTCCGCCATATACGACGTGGTCGTGGCCACGGCCGGCGCGCCCCTGCTGCGCAATAAGAGCGGGGAATCGGCCTTGGGCGACTGGATGACGGACTGCGAGCGCGACTGGGCCGGGGCCGACCTGTCCCTGCAGAACGGCGGCGGCATCCGCGCGGACATCCCGGCCGGCCCCGTGACTTTGCGCCGCCTCTTCGAGGTCATGCCCTTCGACAACCGGGTGGTCAAGCTGGTCATGAAGGGCAAGGACGTCAAGAGCATGCTCGATCACGGCGTCGGCCTGCCCCGCATCGCCCAGATATCCGGGGCTACGGTCTCTTTCCATCGCCGGGCTCCCGAAGGCCGGCGCCTGGCCGAGGTCAAAGTCGGGGGCCGGGAGCTGGTGGACGAGTCCACCTACACGGTCGCGACCATCGATTTCCTGGTCAAGGGCGGCGACGACTACTCCGCCTTCGCCGCCGCCGAGGCCACAGACTTCACCAAGACGACGTTGCGGGACGTGATGCAGGCCTGCGCGTTGCAGAAGCCCCGCATACTGCCTCCGCCCGCCGACCGCCTGGTCCCTCTGGGAGACTGACATGGTCCTGAAAACCGTCCGCGCCAAAACCGAAGCCGCCTGGACCACCACCAAGAAGATCCTGGCCCTGATGAGCTGCTGGGGCCTGGTCTTCAGCCTGGCGACCATCACCAAGCTCGCCGTGGCCTTCGAATACGACGACGGCTTGGTCTTCTCGACGCCCGCCTACCAGAAGGCCTTTGCGAACGTCCAGCAGCCCTTCACGCCCCAATTCTGGTCCGTGGTCAACCTCAGCTACGACATCGAGCAGCCCAAGCTCATACCCCAGGGTCTGGCCTGGGCGTTCCGGTTGTTCGGCTTCAAGGTCGCCATCATCGCCGACCGGCCCTCCACGGATGGGGAGGCCTTGCGTAAGGAGTGGCGGCGGCTCACGCCCAAGACGCTGTTCTTCTTCGCCGCGGACCGCGGGGACAAGAAGGGTTTCCTGGAGAAGAGCAACTTCATCCTTTTCTTGGCGGACAGCGACTCCGGCATAATGGATGCGCGGAAAGCGGGCGTTTATGCCGTCCGCATCCGGAGAAGCCCCAAGTCCTACCAGAAGGAGGACTATCACCCGGGCACGCTGGGGGAGTTGGTCCTTCCGCTCTCCCAGTATTGACTTACGAGATTGATTCTAATAGAATCAACTAAGTCGTGGTGTGTGGCCAAAATGGCCACACAAAGGGGATTCTTCTTATGACCTCTCCCATCAGACGGCCTTTCATCGCTGGCAACTGGAAGATGCATCTGACCTTGGCCCAATCCGTGGAGCTGGCCAAGGCGGTGCGCGACGCCACCAAGGAGTCGCCGGCCGAGGTGGCGGTCTGCGTCCCGTTCACCGCTCTGACGGTCGTGGCCGAGGTCCTCAAGGGCAGCCATGTCCGGCTGGGCGGGCAGGATCTCTACTGGGAGGCGCAGGGCGCCTTCACCGGAGAGGTCTCCGCGGCGCAGCTGGCCGACGCGGGCGCCTCCTGCGTCATCATCGGCCATTCCGAGCGGCGCCGGCTCTTCGGCGACACGGACGAGGCGGTCAACAAGAAGCTCAAGGCGGCTCTGGCCGCCAAGCTGGTCCCCATCGTCTGCGTGGGCGAGACCCTCGACGAGCGCCAGTCCAACCGGACTTTCCGGGTGCTGGAGACCCAGATGACCGGCGGCCTGAAGGGATTCGCCCCCGCGGACGTTTCCTCGGTCGTGGTCGCCTACGAGCCGGTGTGGGCCATCGGCACCGGAGTCACCGCGACCCCGGCCCAGGCCCAGGAGGCGCACAATTTCCTGCGCGCGCAGGCGGCCAAGCTCTATGGAGAAGGCTTCGCCGCGGGCCTGCGCATCCTCTACGGCGGCTCGGTCACTCCCGAGACCGTGGACAACCTCATGGCCCAGCCGGACCTGGACGGCGCCTTGGTGGGCGGAGCCAGCCTCAAGGCGCCCGCCTTCGCGCGCATCGCCCGGTTCCAGGTCGCGGCCAAAGCCTAGATCCTGATGGAGAACGCCGAGCTGGTGCGGGGGCTGGCCGCGGAGATCGAGAAGCGTCTGCGGCGCTCGCAGACCCCCGTTCCCATCGGCGTTTCCAACCGGCACGCCCACATCACGCAGTCGCATTTCGCGGCCCTTTTCGGGAACGGCGCTGGCCTGACCAAGTTCCGCGACCTCTCCCAGCCCGGCCAGTTCGCGTCCAACGAGAAGATGGACATCGTGGGAGCCAAGGGGAGCATCAAGGGCGTGCGCCTGCTCGGTCCTTTCCGGCCCAAGACCCAGATCGAGGTGTCCTGGACCGAGGCCATCACTTTGGGCGTCAAGCCGCCGGTGCGCGAGTCCGGGGACCTGGGGGGCTCGGCGCCCTTGAAGTTGGTCGGGCCGCAGGGGTCGGTCGAAGTCCGGGAAGGGCTCATCTTGGCCCGCCGGCACCTGCACTGCACCCCGGCTGACGCGGCCGCCATCGGCCTGGCCAACGGCGAGACCGTGCGGGTCCGGGCGGGGCGGGGCGGTCAGCGGGAGACGGTTTTTGAAGGTACGGTCGTGCGGGTGTCGGACAAGTTCAGCCTGGAGCTGCATCTGGACACGGACGAGGCCAACGCCGCCGGCGTCAAGAACGGGGATCTGGCCTATATCGTATAGGGGGATACACAATGAACGCACTGGGAATGATCGAGACTCGGGGGCTGGTCGCCTGCATCGAGGCCGCGGACGCCGCGGTCAAGGCCGCTGACGTCAGGCTCGTCGGCTACGAGAAGGTCGGGACCGGCCTGGTCACCGTCCTGTTCCGGGGCGAGGTCGCGGCCTGCAAGGCGGCCTGCGACTCGGGCGCCGCTGCGGCCCAGAAGGTCGGGGAGCTCCTGGCCTGCCACGTCATCCCGCAGCCGCATCCGGACCTCGAGGGCAAGATGCCGATCTCTTTGCCTGAGAACCTCGCCCGCCGCAAGTAAGCGAGGATCCCAGCTTGATCT
Coding sequences within it:
- a CDS encoding tetratricopeptide repeat protein, producing MKGARAAVLAGLLTAAVPAWGLWGSRSETIKALQKQFGAGRHEAVIAALYPDGLLKLRGDDLRRGYALLAASYEVTGRLDKSLSAYQVAVQLFPRDRDLMERLAMLLHRSGLEEQAQPIYEKLVRLDPANAQGHLGLAQIDHALGFLDSSADHFEKALQGFPQRGDLWREYGEELYEARDYRTAEPAMRRALALDPGDAEAGLDLALILRAVGRIDEALAELEGPSRAGKPEALRARALWLMEAGRAADAAAAAQALLRVRPGDPLGLYVRARLELKVGRRVQAQALLREAATQGASGPFTAKVCAALAALIGGPR
- the dapF gene encoding diaminopimelate epimerase; the encoded protein is MRFWKLTAAGNDFVLVASAVRAPGALARRLCDRRGGVGADGLLLVRRAAGGVDLRYFNADGSAAFCGNGTRCAAWWAFSRGWAGRRMRLRTRAGAVAARVTGRGLVALSMPGPKGLRLGLTLRVKGRSLRAHAVNMGVPHAVVPVRGLEGFPVVDFGRAIRRHPAFGRGGANVDFISRRGPALRMRTYERGVEGETWACGTGAAAAAVVAWRLGWVRPPVKVLVRGGQALAVSFRTQDGAVRDVRLSGPVRIVFEGEVRP
- the dapA gene encoding 4-hydroxy-tetrahydrodipicolinate synthase translates to MRFAGSYVALATPFTKGGGLDEAALRRLVRGHLRAGTAGLVPCGSTGEAATLTHEEYRRVLTLTLEESRGLLPVIAGVGTNATARAVELAREAESLGADALLVLSPYYNKPTQEGLYQHFRAVARNTRLPVVVYNIPGRTAVNISPKTLLRIAADCPNVSAVKEASGNIDQASEIVAGAAKGFAVLSGDDSLTVPMMAVGAAGVISVVANVAPKQTAALCAAALAGDFRKARGLHLKLFGLIKALFVETNPIPVKAALEMMGLCGGTPRLPLTALTAANRVLLRRELAACGLI
- a CDS encoding FkbM family methyltransferase, yielding MTDNAEQLPPGRSDLLDGLDRLLKVRRLSKLGRLRNFPLATARNSLKMRLVSLYASWFGGHMTPTVDTFFGERMTLVVPPLGDIWLYGADIDIDAEARLTKFLIRDLREGEVFFDLGANLGYYSLLAAKLVGATGCVHAFEPSPFLLPLLRANLKRKPNAQAVDKALSDKTEVTRFFIAPLPFIGTSSLRPDWQRRTTPTEVETISLDEYCRSRDVSPSFLKIDVEGLEDKVISGGAELLKRSSPRIALEVLFNPIQDVYRNSFRLLRDLGYRPSAINAEGRLDALGFEDLDDYFQELGRRYQVVHDVPNDFDNLIFKKP
- a CDS encoding protease complex subunit PrcB family protein — its product is MRTSAALALALALGACRGAPQAQVKEAAMTEWKGQFSGAVQGARRALQSETQWREAWAEIGQTAPPAPDFKTHFAVAVLLGQRSTGGYRVQWLEPDSSGAATVVRYREMKPDGMALQALTQPYAVKVFLREKADIRVEAAAD
- a CDS encoding TldD/PmbA family protein; this translates as MLGDGLDTVSLDELARCVRGADYGEVFLEQSESASVRFEDSRVEDLAAGTERGAGLRFLRRHDPSSKTPQVETLQGSANSLARGEALRLRAALLGPGPAPAPVPLGPALSWRVPVRTDPRTVPLDDKIALLKSVDQAVRSGFPHIRQVTLAYGEGRKEVLLVNSEGAHCRASRAAVLLSVNVVAEKDGNLQTGQAVVGGLKGYELLADFRPLAAAKAAAERALAKLAAPKAKAGEMPVVISARAGGTLIHEAVGHSLEADLVQEGTSPAYQGKIGSRVAPANITIIDDPTIPCCRGSFGFDDEGVPARPTVLVRDGVLVDYLYDRVSALKEGRPSNGHGRRESFQCRPIPRMSNLYIAPGQDDPKDILRSLKAGIFVTRMGGGQVNTATGEFVFEVDEGYWVEDGVIRHLVRDANLMGVGSEALAAIDRVGWDIGWGIGTCGKDGQGVPVSDGMPTIRIPTMLIGGQN
- a CDS encoding bifunctional UDP-sugar hydrolase/5'-nucleotidase encodes the protein MKATACLILLAAALPARAGNVHITVLHTNDIHGWIMPRPAESYGTDPQRPLGGAAALAAYAKTVKGPKLLLDAGDWFQGTPEGTLRGGKSMAEVFNAVGYDALTVGNHDFDNGWRNLEGIIKAVQAPVLCANIYRSDGGHVPQCKPWLVKEVGGVRVGIFALLTTNMKDLAFPESIAGLSFRRGVDEAKDAVAALRKKGATVIIALSHQGLEPPGVTTFEADRFLARQVEGIDLIVGGHTHAVLSEGERDPVHGTLIVQAGSELIRVGEVGLDVDSRTGKVVQSSARLVELWPDETGTDPAVAKLVGKLGREVSAIYDVVVATAGAPLLRNKSGESALGDWMTDCERDWAGADLSLQNGGGIRADIPAGPVTLRRLFEVMPFDNRVVKLVMKGKDVKSMLDHGVGLPRIAQISGATVSFHRRAPEGRRLAEVKVGGRELVDESTYTVATIDFLVKGGDDYSAFAAAEATDFTKTTLRDVMQACALQKPRILPPPADRLVPLGD